A window of the Gemmatirosa kalamazoonensis genome harbors these coding sequences:
- a CDS encoding BatD family protein, whose amino-acid sequence MSPVAALVLAVLRLLAQIGVTVSAPTQIGPRDPALVQVEITAPAGRDVRLVPPSFAPFRLVTANVVSGVDSGAVRRGAARSAWQTIEHRFVLAPPANAAGHYTFAPFEARVTAPGMRDALARSAAWAITVRGPPPTSGDLPAIVERASIEPSKGINFHALALPETVYVGQQVTYQVGVFLDEAVRTRLRRNPEFLPPELRGLLAYELPAGRTSLRDRVIAGKKWDVHVFQRAVFPLEAGRTDVPPAQLSYSLPLSLGFFSREESYTARSEPASIVGVAPPLAGRPSDWVGAVGVLRASSRLDTATTRVGDPLVLTLRVEGTANVKLLPRPPLSIAWGTAVPGEERVTVDSTALLVRGAKEFDWIVTPRTAGDQEVPTIRYPYFDPYRRVYDVATSTPLPVAVSPGTLAAATSDSVAPHALEIRRVDFGPVAAPVSSRALFWLIVLLAPLPAVVLVVARRPRRVRPTPPPAARLRDVARGATAADVRRVRQLFGGALAERLALRDAGADVASARAGVLTRRLRRAGVTPETATAVEAFARRLDAVSYSEARDAASATRDGRLLADEAHALLAAVDREARTRVALHTAGVARRAIVLRALLVAALGAAAATAARAAARARAETEFERGVAAYATRRYAEAALHFTTAARAEVRSPDAWANAGTAAWVVGDTVGAAVGWQRAIRLDPRAADLRVRLDLLPASQDGWIAGVPPLPLDWAALTGLAMWVAACAAGAARLAGRGRSWPIGSLGTAALLGASASALLCAQLARVHAARDLAVVRVSGPLHAEPALGSEVAGPVEATDVARVTGRRTVWARVALDGGRQGWIESDRLIWLAP is encoded by the coding sequence GTGAGCCCGGTCGCCGCTCTCGTGCTCGCCGTGCTGCGCCTCCTCGCGCAGATCGGCGTGACCGTCAGCGCGCCGACGCAGATCGGCCCGCGCGACCCGGCGCTCGTGCAGGTCGAGATCACCGCGCCCGCCGGCCGCGACGTGCGCCTCGTGCCGCCGAGCTTCGCGCCGTTCCGTCTCGTCACGGCGAACGTGGTGAGCGGCGTCGACTCCGGCGCCGTTAGGCGCGGCGCGGCGCGGTCGGCGTGGCAGACGATCGAGCACCGGTTCGTGCTCGCGCCGCCGGCGAACGCGGCCGGCCACTACACGTTCGCGCCGTTCGAGGCGCGCGTGACGGCGCCGGGCATGCGCGACGCGCTCGCCCGCTCCGCGGCGTGGGCGATCACCGTACGCGGTCCGCCGCCGACGTCGGGCGATCTCCCCGCGATCGTCGAGCGCGCGAGCATCGAGCCGAGCAAGGGCATCAACTTCCACGCGCTCGCGCTGCCCGAGACGGTCTACGTCGGGCAGCAGGTGACGTATCAGGTCGGGGTGTTCCTCGACGAGGCGGTGCGTACCCGGCTGCGCCGCAACCCGGAGTTCCTCCCGCCCGAGCTCCGCGGGCTGCTCGCCTACGAGCTGCCGGCCGGGCGCACGTCGCTGCGCGATCGCGTCATCGCCGGCAAGAAGTGGGACGTGCACGTCTTCCAGCGCGCGGTGTTTCCGCTCGAGGCGGGGCGCACGGACGTGCCGCCGGCGCAGCTCTCGTACTCGCTGCCGCTGTCGTTAGGCTTCTTCAGCCGCGAGGAGAGCTACACCGCGCGCTCCGAGCCGGCGTCGATCGTCGGCGTCGCGCCGCCGCTCGCCGGGCGTCCGTCGGACTGGGTGGGCGCGGTCGGCGTGCTGCGCGCGTCGTCGCGGCTGGACACGGCAACGACGCGCGTCGGCGACCCGCTGGTGCTCACGCTGCGCGTCGAGGGCACGGCGAACGTGAAGCTGCTCCCGCGTCCGCCGCTGTCGATCGCGTGGGGTACGGCCGTGCCGGGCGAGGAGCGCGTGACGGTGGACTCCACCGCACTGCTCGTGCGCGGCGCGAAGGAGTTCGACTGGATCGTCACGCCGCGCACGGCGGGCGACCAGGAAGTGCCGACGATCCGCTACCCGTACTTCGACCCGTACCGTCGCGTGTACGATGTCGCGACGTCGACGCCGCTGCCGGTCGCCGTGTCGCCGGGCACGCTCGCTGCCGCGACCTCCGACAGCGTGGCGCCGCACGCGCTCGAGATCCGTCGCGTGGACTTCGGGCCCGTCGCGGCACCGGTGTCGTCGCGCGCGCTGTTCTGGCTCATCGTGCTGCTCGCCCCGCTGCCCGCGGTGGTGCTCGTCGTGGCGCGGCGACCGCGCCGCGTGCGTCCGACGCCGCCGCCGGCCGCGCGCCTCCGCGACGTCGCGCGCGGTGCGACGGCGGCCGACGTCCGTCGCGTGAGGCAGCTGTTCGGCGGCGCGCTCGCGGAGCGGCTCGCGCTGCGCGATGCGGGGGCCGACGTGGCGAGCGCGCGCGCCGGCGTGCTCACTCGCCGTCTGCGCCGCGCCGGCGTCACGCCCGAGACGGCGACGGCCGTCGAGGCGTTCGCGCGGCGGCTCGACGCGGTGTCGTACTCGGAGGCGCGCGACGCGGCATCGGCGACGCGCGACGGCCGGCTGCTCGCCGACGAGGCGCACGCGCTGCTCGCCGCGGTCGATCGCGAGGCGCGCACTCGTGTCGCGCTGCACACCGCCGGCGTGGCGCGGCGGGCTATCGTGCTGCGTGCGCTCCTCGTCGCCGCGCTCGGCGCCGCCGCCGCCACGGCTGCACGCGCCGCAGCGCGCGCCCGCGCGGAGACCGAGTTCGAGCGCGGCGTCGCGGCCTACGCGACGCGGCGCTACGCCGAGGCGGCGCTGCACTTCACCACCGCCGCGCGCGCCGAGGTGCGCTCGCCCGACGCATGGGCGAATGCGGGCACCGCGGCCTGGGTGGTCGGCGACACGGTCGGCGCCGCGGTCGGCTGGCAGCGCGCCATTCGTCTCGACCCGCGTGCCGCCGACCTCCGCGTGCGACTGGATCTGCTGCCGGCCTCGCAGGACGGCTGGATCGCGGGCGTGCCGCCGCTGCCGCTCGACTGGGCCGCGCTCACGGGCCTCGCGATGTGGGTGGCCGCGTGCGCCGCCGGCGCGGCGCGTCTCGCCGGACGCGGACGCAGCTGGCCCATAGGCTCGCTGGGCACGGCGGCGCTGCTCGGCGCGTCGGCGTCCGCGCTGCTCTGCGCGCAGCTCGCGCGCGTGCACGCGGCGCGCGACCTCGCGGTCGTGCGCGTGTCGGGGCCGCTCCACGCCGAGCCGGCGCTCGGCTCGGAGGTCGCGGGGCCCGTCGAGGCGACGGACGTCGCGCGCGTCACGGGCCGGCGCACGGTGTGGGCGCGGGTCGCGCTCGACGGCGGCCGACAGGGGTGGATCGAGTCGGACCGACTGATCTGGCTGGCGCCGTGA
- the mutL gene encoding DNA mismatch repair endonuclease MutL, producing MPHIAILPSAVADQIAAGEVVERPASVVKELVENALDAGATSVDVVVESGGRTLVRVSDDGSGMSRDDAVLALARHATSKIRRAEDLVGVRSFGFRGEALPAICSVSHLDIETATADGEGTRVTAEGGTVQEVRDAARRRGTTVSVARLFYNAPAREKFMRSTRSEWRGISDAVVTAALVRRDVRFTLTHDGRPALALPAAPSLRSRVAAIFGARYADALVDVDDVAGAIGVCGLVERPADVGTASRRVFLVVNGRAVRDAGIVRAAEAAYRSTLPSGVRPSLFLDVTLPADEVDVNVHPAKAEVRFRDRWTVERAVERAVRRALGTPDSAADVGRAWQRGLLGDATPRPIEVDRSALRVDAPPPGGLFAADVDVADAPASVATAMREPEEEIAVPPLTQLRRTYMLFERDDGVVLIDQHSAHERVLYEQFMGALERGEAPSQRLLFPLTLHLGPAQGDAFDEHRDLFARLGFEVEGFGGHTLLVHSVPTPHPRFDAERCLRETLDTLTGDRHVGVHARHERLAATVACKAAIKAGDPLSLDEMRALFVALARTTLPAHDVHGRSTIVQLGWDEVDRRFGRR from the coding sequence GTGCCGCACATCGCCATCCTGCCGTCCGCCGTCGCCGACCAGATCGCCGCCGGCGAGGTCGTCGAGCGTCCCGCGTCCGTCGTGAAGGAGCTCGTCGAGAACGCGCTCGACGCCGGAGCGACCTCGGTCGACGTCGTCGTCGAGTCGGGTGGGCGCACGCTCGTGCGCGTGAGCGACGACGGCTCCGGCATGTCGCGCGACGACGCCGTCCTCGCGCTCGCGCGCCACGCGACGAGCAAGATCCGCCGCGCCGAGGATCTCGTCGGCGTGCGCAGCTTCGGCTTCCGCGGCGAGGCGCTGCCGGCGATCTGCTCGGTGTCGCACCTCGACATCGAGACGGCGACGGCGGACGGGGAAGGGACGCGCGTCACCGCCGAGGGGGGCACCGTCCAGGAGGTGCGCGACGCGGCGCGCCGTCGCGGTACGACGGTGAGCGTGGCGCGGCTGTTCTACAACGCGCCGGCGCGCGAGAAGTTCATGCGCAGCACGCGCAGCGAGTGGCGCGGCATCAGCGACGCCGTCGTGACCGCGGCGCTCGTTAGGCGCGACGTGCGCTTCACGCTGACGCACGACGGTCGACCCGCGCTCGCGCTGCCCGCCGCGCCGTCGCTCCGCTCGCGCGTCGCCGCGATCTTCGGCGCGCGCTACGCGGACGCGCTCGTCGACGTCGACGACGTGGCGGGAGCGATCGGCGTGTGCGGGCTCGTCGAGCGGCCGGCGGACGTCGGCACCGCGTCGCGGCGCGTGTTCCTCGTCGTGAACGGCCGCGCCGTGCGCGACGCCGGCATCGTGCGCGCCGCCGAGGCGGCGTACCGATCGACGCTCCCTTCCGGCGTGCGCCCGTCGCTGTTCCTCGACGTCACGCTCCCCGCGGACGAGGTGGACGTGAACGTCCACCCGGCGAAGGCCGAGGTCCGGTTCCGCGACCGGTGGACGGTGGAGCGCGCCGTGGAGCGGGCCGTGCGCCGCGCGTTGGGCACCCCCGACAGCGCAGCCGACGTCGGACGCGCGTGGCAGCGCGGCCTGTTGGGGGACGCGACGCCGCGGCCGATCGAGGTCGATCGCTCCGCGCTGCGCGTCGACGCGCCGCCGCCCGGTGGGTTGTTCGCCGCCGACGTGGACGTGGCCGACGCGCCGGCATCGGTGGCGACCGCGATGCGCGAGCCGGAGGAGGAGATCGCGGTGCCGCCGCTCACACAGCTGCGGCGGACGTACATGCTGTTCGAGCGCGACGACGGCGTGGTGCTCATCGATCAGCACTCCGCGCACGAGCGCGTGCTCTACGAGCAGTTCATGGGCGCGCTCGAGCGCGGCGAGGCGCCGTCGCAGCGCCTGCTCTTTCCGCTCACGCTGCACCTCGGTCCCGCGCAGGGCGACGCGTTCGACGAGCACCGCGACCTGTTCGCGCGGCTCGGCTTCGAGGTCGAGGGGTTCGGCGGCCACACGCTGCTCGTCCACAGCGTCCCCACGCCGCACCCGCGCTTCGACGCCGAGCGGTGTCTGCGCGAGACGCTCGACACGCTCACCGGCGACCGGCACGTCGGTGTGCACGCGCGCCACGAGCGGCTCGCCGCGACCGTCGCGTGCAAGGCGGCGATCAAGGCCGGCGATCCCCTCTCGCTGGACGAGATGCGCGCGCTGTTCGTCGCGCTCGCCCGCACCACGCTTCCCGCGCACGACGTGCACGGCCGCTCGACGATCGTGCAGCTCGGCTGGGACGAGGTCGACCGACGCTTCGGCCGCCGGTGA
- the miaA gene encoding tRNA (adenosine(37)-N6)-dimethylallyltransferase MiaA — protein sequence MSAEPIRVDVICGPTAAGKSALATCLAKRHPIAIVSADSRQVYRGFDIGTAKPTLDERSRIPHFGVDVAEPVERYSAARWAASFDGWLDDARSLGRRALVVGGTGLYLRAIAAPLFEEPPLDPVARRALQAQLDSLSTDELRRWVAAIDPARAHLGRTQLLRAVEVAVLTGRRVSDLHAEAARTSRHALRYLVVDPGREVLRARIAERADAMLAVGWTDEVRGLVDVVPDDAPAWNGTGYETLRRHVRGEIPLDVARERIVVETRQYAKRQRTWFRHQLHGADVTWLDPLRPDASAIADAWLHGQRSTPV from the coding sequence GTGAGCGCGGAGCCGATCCGCGTCGACGTGATCTGCGGGCCCACCGCGGCCGGCAAGTCCGCGCTCGCGACGTGTCTCGCGAAGCGGCATCCGATCGCGATCGTGAGCGCCGACTCGCGGCAGGTCTATCGCGGCTTCGACATCGGCACCGCGAAGCCGACGCTCGACGAGCGGTCCCGCATCCCACACTTCGGCGTCGACGTCGCCGAACCGGTCGAGCGGTACTCGGCAGCGCGCTGGGCGGCATCGTTCGACGGCTGGCTGGACGACGCACGCTCACTCGGTCGGCGCGCGCTGGTCGTCGGCGGTACGGGCCTCTACCTCCGCGCGATCGCCGCGCCGCTGTTCGAGGAGCCACCGCTCGACCCCGTCGCGCGACGCGCGCTGCAGGCGCAGCTCGACTCGCTGTCGACGGACGAGCTGCGCCGGTGGGTCGCCGCGATCGATCCCGCGCGCGCGCACCTCGGCCGCACGCAGCTGCTGCGCGCCGTGGAGGTCGCCGTGCTCACCGGGCGGCGCGTCAGCGACCTCCACGCCGAGGCGGCGCGCACCTCGCGCCACGCGCTTCGCTACCTTGTGGTCGATCCGGGACGCGAGGTGCTGCGCGCGCGGATCGCCGAACGCGCGGACGCGATGCTCGCGGTCGGCTGGACGGACGAGGTGCGTGGGCTCGTCGATGTCGTGCCCGACGACGCGCCCGCCTGGAACGGCACGGGCTACGAGACGCTGCGTCGTCACGTGCGCGGGGAGATCCCGCTCGACGTGGCGCGCGAGCGGATCGTGGTGGAGACGCGACAGTACGCGAAGCGGCAGCGCACGTGGTTCCGGCATCAGCTCCACGGCGCCGACGTGACGTGGCTCGACCCGCTCCGCCCCGACGCGTCGGCGATCGCCGATGCGTGGCTGCACGGACAGAGGAGCACTCCAGTATGA
- the bshA gene encoding N-acetyl-alpha-D-glucosaminyl L-malate synthase BshA — protein sequence MNIGITCYPTYGGSGALATELGMALAARGHEVHFITYKQPFRLPSFLPRVYFHEVEVNRYPLFEFPPYDLALAVRMHEVIVEHRLDVLHCHYAIPHATSAFLAREMLRVGKRDIKVVTTLHGTDITIVGQDPSYQTITKFSIERSDRITAVSEFLRRETIAAFGCTGCSVEVIPNFIDPEVYDRAAHPRAATLLAPPEIPVLMHISNFRAVKRVVDVVRIFARVREVMPAVLVMVGDGPDRVDAELEARTLGIDGDVQFLGKIDAVAPLLARANLFLLPSRSESFGLSALEALASGVPVVGSRAGGLLEVIREGETGELCPVGDVDAMAEAALGILRDGDKWRTMSDAAAADARARFSQDAVVSQYEKLYERAVGA from the coding sequence ATGAACATCGGCATCACCTGCTATCCGACGTACGGCGGCTCCGGCGCGCTCGCCACGGAGCTGGGCATGGCGCTCGCCGCGCGCGGCCACGAGGTGCACTTCATCACCTACAAGCAGCCGTTCCGGCTCCCGAGCTTCCTGCCGCGCGTGTACTTCCACGAGGTGGAGGTGAACCGGTATCCGCTGTTCGAGTTCCCGCCGTACGACCTCGCGCTCGCCGTGCGCATGCACGAGGTGATCGTGGAGCATCGGCTCGACGTGCTGCACTGCCACTACGCCATCCCGCACGCGACGAGCGCGTTCCTCGCCCGCGAGATGCTGCGCGTGGGCAAGCGCGACATCAAGGTCGTGACGACGCTCCACGGCACCGACATCACCATCGTCGGGCAGGATCCGAGCTACCAGACGATCACGAAATTCTCGATCGAGCGCTCCGACCGCATCACCGCGGTCTCGGAGTTCCTGCGCCGCGAGACGATCGCCGCGTTCGGCTGCACCGGCTGCTCGGTCGAGGTGATCCCGAACTTCATCGACCCCGAGGTCTACGACCGCGCCGCGCATCCGCGCGCCGCGACGCTGCTGGCGCCACCGGAGATCCCGGTGCTGATGCACATCTCCAACTTCCGCGCGGTGAAGCGCGTGGTCGACGTCGTGCGCATCTTCGCGCGCGTGCGCGAGGTGATGCCCGCAGTGCTCGTGATGGTCGGCGACGGTCCGGACCGCGTGGACGCCGAGCTGGAGGCGCGAACGTTAGGCATCGACGGCGACGTGCAGTTCCTCGGCAAGATCGACGCGGTCGCGCCGCTGCTGGCGCGCGCGAACCTGTTCCTGCTGCCGAGCCGCAGCGAGTCGTTCGGCCTGAGCGCGCTCGAGGCGCTCGCGTCCGGCGTGCCGGTCGTCGGCAGCCGGGCGGGCGGCCTCCTCGAGGTCATCCGCGAGGGCGAGACCGGAGAGCTGTGCCCCGTCGGCGACGTCGACGCGATGGCCGAGGCGGCGCTCGGCATCCTGCGCGATGGCGACAAGTGGCGCACGATGAGCGACGCGGCCGCCGCCGACGCGCGCGCGCGCTTCTCCCAGGACGCCGTCGTCAGCCAGTACGAGAAGCTCTACGAGCGCGCCGTCGGCGCCTGA
- the uppP gene encoding undecaprenyl-diphosphatase UppP, whose amino-acid sequence MSFLEALILGIVEGITEFLPISSTAHLVLASTLLGIADDPFAKSFEIIIQLGAILSVVVLYWRKLLDVELLKKTIVAFIPTGILGLTVYKIVKGYLLGNVYVVLGALLVGGLVLIAFERFRPSDEREVDFGEITYKRALLIGLFQSIAMIPGVSRSAATIVGGSAIGVSKRTIVEFSFILAIPTMAAATGLELLKGYKDLLGHFDVLAVGFVVSFVTALLAIKSFLGYIKRHSFAAFGWYRIVLAVAYFLVFLR is encoded by the coding sequence ATGTCGTTTCTCGAAGCGCTGATCCTCGGCATCGTCGAAGGGATCACCGAGTTCCTCCCGATCTCCTCCACCGCGCACCTCGTTCTCGCCAGCACGCTGCTCGGCATCGCGGACGACCCGTTCGCGAAGAGCTTCGAGATCATCATCCAGCTCGGCGCGATCCTGTCGGTGGTGGTGCTGTACTGGCGCAAGCTGCTCGACGTCGAGCTGCTGAAGAAGACGATCGTCGCGTTCATCCCGACGGGCATACTCGGCCTGACGGTCTACAAGATCGTGAAGGGCTACCTGCTCGGGAACGTATACGTCGTGCTCGGCGCGCTGCTCGTGGGCGGTCTGGTGCTCATCGCGTTCGAGCGGTTCCGGCCGAGCGACGAACGCGAGGTGGACTTCGGCGAGATCACCTACAAGCGCGCGCTGCTCATCGGGCTGTTCCAGTCGATCGCCATGATCCCCGGCGTCTCGCGCTCCGCGGCGACGATCGTCGGCGGCTCCGCGATCGGCGTGTCGAAGCGCACGATCGTGGAGTTCTCGTTCATCCTCGCCATCCCGACCATGGCGGCGGCGACTGGGCTCGAGCTGCTGAAGGGATACAAGGATCTGCTCGGCCACTTCGACGTGCTCGCGGTCGGCTTCGTCGTCAGCTTCGTGACGGCGCTGCTCGCGATCAAGTCGTTCCTCGGCTACATCAAGCGGCACAGCTTCGCGGCGTTCGGCTGGTATCGCATCGTGCTCGCCGTCGCGTACTTCCTTGTCTTCCTCCGCTGA
- a CDS encoding biotin--[acetyl-CoA-carboxylase] ligase: MSSSADVVAPSYDGESADALARSLDVPRLLLFSDVSSTMDVAHAAAARGAPAGTLVLADAQSAGRGRAGRRWASRAGGGIWLTLVERPDDASAIEVLSLRLGLAAAAAVEPFADGRVCLKWPNDLYVAAGKLAGLLVEARWRDGRPEWVAIGFGMNVRPPEDVPGAGHLRGGTRRPSVLRALVPALRQAAARRGPLDSAELEAFANRDVAVGRTVSAPLAGRVVGISAAGELRVETAAGRVEAVRHGSLVLADGSSFSGCDAPSPRRVTPA, encoded by the coding sequence TTGTCTTCCTCCGCTGACGTCGTCGCGCCGTCGTACGACGGCGAGTCGGCGGACGCGCTCGCGCGGAGCCTCGACGTCCCGCGGCTCCTGCTCTTCTCCGACGTCTCGTCGACGATGGACGTCGCGCACGCGGCCGCGGCGCGCGGTGCCCCGGCCGGCACGCTGGTCCTCGCCGACGCGCAGAGTGCCGGACGCGGGCGGGCCGGACGACGGTGGGCGTCGCGCGCCGGTGGCGGCATCTGGCTCACGCTCGTCGAGCGCCCGGACGACGCGTCCGCGATCGAGGTGCTGTCGCTGCGGTTGGGGCTCGCCGCCGCCGCCGCGGTCGAGCCGTTCGCCGATGGACGCGTGTGCCTGAAGTGGCCGAACGACCTGTACGTCGCCGCCGGCAAGCTCGCCGGCCTGCTCGTCGAGGCCCGCTGGCGCGATGGGCGGCCGGAATGGGTGGCGATCGGGTTCGGCATGAACGTCCGCCCGCCCGAGGACGTACCCGGTGCGGGGCACTTGCGCGGCGGGACCCGGCGGCCGAGCGTGCTGCGGGCGCTCGTGCCGGCGCTGCGGCAGGCTGCTGCCCGGCGTGGGCCGCTCGACTCGGCGGAGCTGGAGGCGTTCGCGAATCGCGACGTGGCGGTCGGCCGTACGGTGAGCGCGCCGCTCGCCGGGCGGGTGGTCGGCATCTCGGCGGCCGGCGAGCTCCGGGTGGAGACGGCGGCGGGGCGGGTGGAGGCGGTCCGGCACGGCTCTCTCGTCCTCGCGGACGGGTCTTCCTTCAGCGGGTGTGACGCTCCGTCGCCCCGACGAGTTACTCCGGCATGA
- a CDS encoding RNA polymerase sigma factor produces MTTTDADAVRLVLEGDAEAFKILVDRYYDRCLRLATHLLGAGGDAEDAVQDALLRAYRHLGAYQERDKFSAWLFRIVVNQCRTLGARRRGVQALHERAWIEQGDGEPAEEHPADREATREELQRALSRLDADQREAVVLKFAEDMTYDEMAAVTGVGVSALKMRVQRACKRLRAMLTETNHV; encoded by the coding sequence ATGACGACGACAGACGCGGACGCCGTACGGCTCGTCCTCGAGGGCGACGCGGAGGCGTTCAAGATCCTGGTCGACCGGTACTACGACCGCTGTCTGCGGCTCGCCACGCACCTGCTGGGTGCGGGCGGCGACGCCGAGGACGCGGTCCAGGACGCGCTGTTGCGCGCCTACCGGCACCTCGGCGCCTACCAGGAGCGCGACAAGTTCAGCGCGTGGCTGTTCCGCATCGTGGTCAACCAGTGCCGCACGCTGGGTGCGCGGCGGCGCGGGGTGCAGGCGCTCCACGAGCGCGCCTGGATCGAGCAGGGTGACGGCGAGCCGGCCGAGGAGCATCCGGCCGACCGCGAGGCGACGCGCGAGGAACTGCAGCGCGCGCTCTCTCGCCTCGACGCCGACCAGCGCGAGGCGGTGGTGCTGAAGTTCGCCGAGGACATGACCTACGACGAGATGGCCGCGGTGACCGGCGTCGGCGTCTCGGCGCTCAAGATGCGCGTTCAACGGGCGTGCAAGCGCCTTCGCGCGATGCTCACGGAGACGAACCATGTTTGA
- the groES gene encoding co-chaperone GroES gives MATKNAVALKPLADRVVVKALEETETMRGGLYIPDTAKEKPQQGEIIAAGPGKFDEKGGQRIPMDVKVGDKVLYGKYSGTEVTIDGEQYLILRESDVLAIVG, from the coding sequence ATGGCCACGAAGAATGCCGTCGCGCTGAAGCCGCTCGCCGACCGTGTCGTCGTCAAGGCGCTCGAAGAGACCGAGACGATGCGGGGCGGGCTGTACATCCCGGATACCGCGAAGGAGAAGCCGCAGCAGGGGGAGATCATCGCCGCCGGCCCGGGCAAGTTCGACGAGAAGGGCGGCCAGCGGATCCCGATGGACGTCAAGGTCGGCGACAAGGTGCTCTACGGGAAGTACAGCGGCACCGAGGTCACCATCGACGGCGAGCAGTACCTGATCCTCCGCGAGTCCGACGTCCTGGCGATCGTCGGCTGA
- the groL gene encoding chaperonin GroEL (60 kDa chaperone family; promotes refolding of misfolded polypeptides especially under stressful conditions; forms two stacked rings of heptamers to form a barrel-shaped 14mer; ends can be capped by GroES; misfolded proteins enter the barrel where they are refolded when GroES binds): protein MAAKELHFNTEARAALKRGVDQLAEAVKVTLGPKGRNVVIDKKFGAPTVTKDGVTVAKEIELTDPLENMGAQMVKEVATKTSDNAGDGTTTATVLAQAIFREGLKNVTAGANPMALKRGIDKAVQAIIEELKKISVPTAGKKEIAQVGAISANNDKEIGDLIAEAMEKVGKDGVITVEEARGLDTTLETVDGMQFDRGYLSPYFVTDPDKMEAVLEDAVILIHDKKISSMKDLLPVLEKVAQSGRPLLIIAEDVEGEALATLVVNKLRGTLRVVAVKAPGFGDRRKAMLQDIAVLTNGQVISEEVGFKLENAVLSDLGRAKRIVVDKDNTTIIDGAGSQDNIQGRIKEIRAAVDKSTSDYDKEKLQERLAKLAGGVAVINVGAATEAEMKEKKARVEDALHATRAAVEEGIVPGGGVALVRAQRALDGLKFEESDEQIGVQIIRRAIEEPLRMIVQNAGNEGSIVLEKVRGAQANTYGYNALTDTYEDLVQAGVIDPTKVTRTALQNAASIAGLLLTTEALVVEKKEDKPAAPAGGAGGMGGMY from the coding sequence ATGGCTGCGAAGGAACTGCATTTCAACACCGAGGCGCGCGCGGCGCTGAAGCGCGGCGTCGACCAGCTCGCCGAGGCGGTGAAGGTCACGCTCGGGCCGAAGGGCCGGAACGTCGTCATCGACAAGAAGTTCGGCGCCCCCACCGTGACCAAGGACGGCGTCACGGTCGCCAAGGAGATCGAGCTGACCGATCCGCTCGAGAACATGGGCGCCCAGATGGTGAAGGAGGTCGCGACGAAGACCAGCGACAACGCGGGTGACGGCACCACGACGGCGACCGTGCTCGCCCAGGCGATCTTCCGCGAGGGCCTGAAGAACGTGACGGCCGGCGCGAACCCGATGGCCTTGAAGCGCGGCATCGACAAGGCCGTGCAGGCGATCATCGAGGAGCTCAAGAAGATCTCCGTCCCCACCGCCGGCAAGAAGGAGATCGCGCAGGTCGGCGCCATCTCGGCGAACAACGACAAGGAGATCGGGGATCTCATCGCCGAGGCGATGGAGAAGGTCGGCAAGGACGGCGTCATCACCGTGGAGGAGGCCCGCGGCCTCGACACCACGCTCGAGACGGTCGACGGCATGCAGTTCGACCGCGGCTATCTCTCGCCGTACTTCGTCACGGATCCGGACAAGATGGAGGCCGTCCTCGAGGACGCCGTCATCCTGATCCACGACAAGAAGATCTCCTCGATGAAGGACCTGCTCCCGGTCCTCGAGAAGGTCGCGCAGAGCGGCCGTCCGCTGCTCATCATCGCCGAGGACGTCGAGGGCGAGGCGCTCGCCACGCTCGTCGTCAACAAGCTGCGCGGCACGCTGCGCGTGGTCGCGGTGAAGGCCCCGGGCTTCGGTGATCGCCGCAAGGCGATGCTGCAGGACATCGCGGTCCTCACGAACGGGCAGGTCATCTCCGAGGAAGTCGGCTTCAAGCTCGAGAACGCGGTCCTCTCGGACCTCGGCCGCGCGAAGCGCATCGTCGTCGACAAGGACAACACGACGATCATCGACGGCGCCGGCTCGCAGGACAACATCCAGGGCCGCATCAAGGAGATCCGCGCCGCGGTCGACAAGAGCACGTCGGACTACGACAAGGAGAAGCTCCAGGAGCGTCTCGCGAAGCTCGCCGGCGGCGTCGCCGTGATCAACGTCGGTGCGGCGACCGAGGCGGAGATGAAGGAGAAGAAGGCCCGCGTCGAGGACGCGCTGCACGCGACCCGCGCGGCCGTGGAAGAGGGAATCGTCCCGGGCGGCGGCGTCGCGCTCGTGCGCGCGCAGCGTGCGCTCGACGGCCTGAAGTTCGAGGAGAGCGACGAGCAGATCGGCGTGCAGATCATCCGCCGCGCGATCGAGGAGCCGCTCCGCATGATCGTCCAGAACGCCGGCAACGAGGGCTCCATCGTCCTCGAGAAGGTGCGCGGCGCGCAGGCGAACACGTACGGCTACAACGCGCTCACGGACACGTACGAGGACCTGGTGCAGGCGGGTGTCATCGACCCGACGAAGGTCACGCGCACGGCGCTCCAGAACGCGGCGTCCATCGCCGGCCTCCTGCTCACGACCGAGGCGCTGGTCGTCGAGAAGAAGGAAGACAAGCCGGCCGCCCCCGCGGGCGGCGCGGGCGGCATGGGCGGCATGTACTGA